GCATGTCCTATCTGGGGCAGGCCATCCTGTATGAAGCCGTCAACCGCCGCGACGGCCTGGCCGCCGAACGGGTCTACGCCCCGTCCAAGGAGGCCGCCGCCGTCCTTCGCGACAAGGGCGCGACTCTGTGTACCCTGGAGACCGACACCCCCCTTTCCCGGTGCGACATGGTGGCCTTCCACCTGACCCACGAGCTGTGCTACACCAATGTCCTTTACATGCTCGATCTGGCCGGACTGCCGCTTTTTTCCTCCGAGCGCGACGCCTCCATGCCCCTGGTGGCCGCTGGCGGCGGCTGCGCCTTCAATCCCGAACCCCTGACTCCCTTCATCGACATCGCCGTGCTTGGCGACGGCGAGGAGATTTTGCCCGCCCTGCTTGAGGCCGTGCGCGATTCCCGGGCCAGGGGCGAGGACCGGGCCACGCTTTTACGCGCCCTGTCGCGGCTGCCGGGCATCTATGTGCCGTCTTTTTTCGAGGCCGCGCCGGGCGGCGGCGTGCGGCCCCTGGTTCCCGGCTACGAGCAGGTGGAAAAGGTTCTGGCGCCCGATCTCGATGCGGCGGTCTTTCCCACCCGGCGGCCCGTGTCCTTCGGCCAGGCCGTGCATGACCGGCTGGCCGTGGAGATCGCCCGGGGCTGCACCCGGGGCTGCCGTTTCTGTCATGCGGGCATGGTCTACCGCCCCGTGCGCGAGCGCAGCCTGGACACCATCTCCTCCCTGGTGGACGAGGGCCTGCGCTGCACCGGCTTCGAGGAACTGTCCTTTTTGTCCCTGTCCACCGGGGACTTCTCGGCCCTGGAGAGCCTTTTTTCCCAGTCTGCGCACAAATGCCGCCGGGAGCAGGTGTCCATCTCCCTGCCGTCGCTTCGGGCCGGAACCTTAAGCGACCCCATGCTCGAGATCATGGCCCGCATCCGCCGCACGGGAGCGACCCTGGCCCCCGAGGCCGCCACCCAGCGCCTGCGCGACGTGATCAATAAAGGCATCTCCGAGGAGGACATCCTCTCCCATGCCGGTCGGCTGTTCGCCAAGGGCTGGCAGCAGGTCAAACTCTATTTCATGATCGGGCTTCCCACCGAGACTCGGGCCGATGTCCAGGGCATCTTCGAACTGTGCCAGCGGGTGCTGGCCCTGGCCCCGCGCGGCGTCAAACGCCTCCAGGTCACGGCCGCCGTGTCCCCCTTCGTACCCAAGCCCCACACCCCGTTTCAATGGGAACGCCAGGACTCGAAGGAGGACACCACCCAAAAGATCGCCTTTTTGCGCGACCTGTTTTCCACCAACAAAAAACTGGTCATGCGCTGGCATGAACCGTCCATGAGCCGCCTGGAAGGCGTCTTTTCGCGCGGCGACCGGGCGCTGTCCGGGGCCGTGCTGCACGCCTACCGGGCCGGGGCGCTTTTTTGCGACTGGCTGGACCATTTCGATCCCGCCCTGTGGGACGAGACCTTCGCCGCCTGCGGCATTGATCCCGACGCCTACCTGGCCGCCCGCGACCCGGATTCGCCCCTGCCCTGGGACCACCTGAAAACCGGGGTGTCCACGGCCTACCTCAAACTGGAACGCCGTCGGGCCCGGGACGGCGCGCTGACCCCGGACTGCCGCTTCGGCGACTGCTCCGGCTGCGGCCTGTGCTCCTTCGACGGCCGCCGCTGCGGGCTTCCCTCCCAGGCCCATTTGGACATCCGGCCCCGGCTCAACCGCAGCCGCCCGGAACTCCCGGCAGAGACGGCCGCCCCCGACGTCGTCCCCGAAGACCTGATGCTCAAGGCCGCCCACTACCGGGTCTGGTACGCCAAACTCGGACCCGCCGCCTATCTGAGCCAACTCGAACTGCAAAGCGTCTTCGAACGCTCCCTGCGCCGGGCCGGGGTCAGTCCCACGTTTTCCAGCGGCTTCCACCCCATGCCGCTTCTGTCCTTCGGCTGGGCGTTGCCCGTTGGGGTGGAAAGCCAGGCCGAATGGTTCGCCGTCTATCTGCGGCGTCCCCTTTCCCCCGAGGCCTTCGCCCGGCTCCTGGCCCCGGCCCTGCCCGAAGGGCTCGTCCTGTCCCACGTCGAGGAATTGGGCATGGGGCGCAAGGTGACCCAACCCGTGGCCGAGGAATTCACCCTGCGTGTTCACGCCCCGGACAGCCCGGCCCTGGCCGCCGAAACCCTCGCCGCCTTCGCCGCCTTCGCCGCCGCGCCCCATTTTCCCTATCTGCGCGAGACAAAAAAAGGCGTCAAAAGTGAGGACATCCGGCCCCTTTTCGAACACCTCGAACCCCTGGACCCGGATGCCCTGCGCCTTGTGTTCTCATGGCGGGAGAAATATATCAGCCCCGTAAAGCTCATTCGCGCCGTCTGTCCCGACACGCCTCCCGAGGCGCTTCGGCTGACCAAGACACGGCAGATATTTTCGGGAGGCGGGGGCGCCGCCCCCGCACCCCCGGCAGGGGGGTAACCCCCCTGCACCCCGTGTTACGCATCGGGTTTGCCCCGGAAAACAAAGCTTTCCGGGGCAAACCCGACGCGAAATCACCGGCCGCATGGTCTTCCCGAAACCCGCGCTTCCGGGCTTGGGCCGCCGCCGCAAAGCGGCGGCGGCCCAAGCCCGGTGACGGGGGGGCCGGGGGGACAATGTCCCCCGGGCGGGGTACGGGGCGGCAGCCCCGGCGCACGGCGCACGGTGGGGCGGCAGCCCCGATGTACAAGGAGGAATGCTGATGCTGCGCAATGTGATCGTTTTTTTCGTCATGCTTATGGCGGGACTGGCCCAGGCTGCGAACGGGGCCGTGCCCAGGATATCGGTGCTCAAGAACGGGATGACCGTGGCGGTGATCGAGGACGAGCGGTTTCCGTTGGCCTCGGTGCGTTTGTATGTGCATGCCGGGTCGGCCTATGAGACGCCGGAGCAGTCCGGGATCAGCCATCTTTTGGAACACATGGTGTTTAAGAGCACCCAGAAGCGCCAGGTGGGGCAGGCGGCCAAGGACATCGAGAGCGCGGGCGGCGCGGTGAACGCGGCCACGAGCTTTGACTACACGGTTTTCTACGCGGACATGCCCGCGGACAGGTGGCTGGTTGGGCTGGAGGTCATCCAGGACATGATTTTCGGGGCCAAGTTCGACCCGGAGGAACTGGCCAGCGAAAAAAAGGTGGTGCTGTCCGAAATCGACCGGGGCAAGGACGATCCGGATAACGTCATTTTCCAGGATTTGCAGGCCCTTTTGTGGCCGGGAACCGGCTATGAACGCCCGATCATCGGTTTTCGGAACACGGTGTCGGGTTTTACGGGTGAAGACATCAAGGGATATATTTCCCGGTGGTATCAGCCCCAGTCCATGCTTCTGGTGGTGGCGGGCAAGGTGGATGCCGGGGAGGTGGTGCAACAGGCCGAGGCCCTTTTCGGGGGCATGCAAAACGACCGGACCATCATGCCGCCCATGCCCCTGACGCTCACGCCGGGCGTCAAACCCGAGATCAAGGTGGAGTTCGGGGAATGGAACAAGGTCTATTTGAGCGTGGCCTTTCCCACGGCCGGGATGCGCGCCCCTGAGGAAGCGGCGCTGGAGATCTTCGCTCAGCTTCTGGGGGGCGACGAGACCTCGCGGCTGTATCGCACGTTCAAGTATGAGAAACGGCTGGTGGACGAGATTTCGGCCTCGTCCATGACCCTGGAGCGCGGCGGCGTGCTGTATATCGGGGCCACGCTGGACGCGGCCAACCTGGAGACGTTCTGGAAGGAGCTTTTGGCGAATCTGGCCGGACTGCGGGTCGGGGATTTCACGGATCGGGAGATCGAGCGGGTCAAGCTCAACCTCGAAGACGGGCTTTTTCGGGCCAAGGAGACCATCCCGGGGGTGGCCTCCAAGTTCGGGTCATTTGTGTTTTACGGCTACGGGATCGAGGGCGAGGCGAATTATCTGCGGGCGGCGTCCCAGGTGGACAGGGCGGAGTTGCAGAAGGTGATGGACGGGGTGCTGCGTCCTGGCGATCTGCGGGCCGTGGCCCTTCTGCCCAAGGACGCCCAGGGCAAGGTGGACGCCGCGCGGCTGGAGAAGGCCGTGGCCGCGGTGTGGCCTGCAGCGGCCGGTTCGGCCAAGGCCCAGAACGGATCGGGCCGGGAGAAAAAGGCGGAGATTGTGGATCTGGGCGGCGGCCGCCGACTGGTGCTCCAGCCGGACGCGGCCCTGCCGTATGCGGCCGTGTCCATGGTCTTTGCTGGCGGCGACACGCTGCTTTCCCCGCAGGACCAGGGGTTGGCGCAACTGGCCTCGTCGGCCCTGACCATGGGGACGGCCAGTCGCGGGGCCGTGGAGATCCAGGACTTTTTATCCGACCGGGCGGCCACGCTGTCCGCTGCGTCGGGTCGGGACACCTTCAGCCTGGAGGCCAGGTATCCGACCCGGTTCGCAGGCGACGTGCTGGGGCTTTTCGCCGAGGTGCTGCGTGAACCGGCCTTTGCCGCCTCCGAGATGGATCGGGCCAGACAGAGCCAGTTGGCGGACATCAAACGCCAGGAAGACGAGCCCATGGGGCTGGCCTTCCGCAAGCTTTTCCCCTTCCTGTACGCCTCGGGCGGCTATTCCTTTACCCGGCTCGGGGAGCCGGAACGGGTGGCGGCCTTTACCCCGGACGATGCGCGGCGGTTTTTCACCCGCCAGATGCGCCTGCCGTGGGTGGTGTCCGTGTGCGGCGATTTTGACCGCGAACAGATGGTGGCCCTGGCCAAATCCCTGGCGGAACTGTGCGGCCCGGCCGAGCCCTATGCCTTTGCGGCGCCTGAATGGGGAAAGAAGCGGGAGGAGAAGCTGACCCTGGCCGGACGCAATCAGACCCATCTGCTGTGGATCTTTCCGGTCTGCGGCACTTCCGGGGCGGACACCCCGGGGCTTGAGCTGTTAAACAGCGCCCTGGCCGGGCAGGGCGGGCTCCTGTTCCGCGATCTGCGCGACAAGGAGAGCCTGGGCTATTCGGTGACCTCGTTTCTCTGGCAATCGGTCAATACCGGGTTTCTGGCGTTTTATATCGGCACGGAGCCGGACAAGGCCGCCCGGGCGTTGGAGGGGTTTTCCCGGGTGGCGGGGGATTTGCGGCGGCAGGGAGTGCCCGATGTCGAGATCTCCAGGGCCAGGAACCTGTTGTGGGGCGACTACCAGCGGGGACGGCAACGTCTGGGGGCGCGCAGTTCCGAGGCGGCGAGCGAGTTGGTGCATGGCTTTGGCATGGACCACAAGCGTGAGATTATTGAGAAGGCCGTGACCCTGTCCGGGGAGGATGTGAAGGCCCTGGCCGGGAAATATCTCGACCCGGACAAGGCGTATGTGATGCGCATTGATCCGTAACCATCTACGCCGCACGGCGGGCATGACAAAAAAACGGCCCGTCCTCCGAGAGAGGACGGGCCGTTTTCTTGTGGGCGGGAATCGAAGCGGGCCGGTCAGGGCTTTTTGGCGGCGGCGTCCAGCATGGACTTTTTGTATTGCTTCACCAGCGTTTCCTTTTCCAGGTAGACGGGCTGGAACCAGAAGCTGGCGTCGCCTGTGCCGTCTTCGGGGTGGTAGACGCAATAGATGTTCACGTCGCCGATGGACCAGGAATTGTAGTGTTTATCCGGGATGGTCTCCGTCGGGGGGCCGTAGGTGGCCCGCAGATCCCCCAGTACGGCCATGAAGGTCTCGGCGCCCTCGAAATCGATCCAGACATGATAGAAGGCGTTGTCGTAAAATTCGTAAAGGATGCGCGAGACGCCGTGCCCGGCGAAGGTGTTGGGCACGCTT
Above is a genomic segment from Desulfolutivibrio sulfodismutans DSM 3696 containing:
- a CDS encoding TIGR03960 family B12-binding radical SAM protein, translating into MRDILALVPKPSHFSGSEWGAVRKPDAVARVALAFPDLYEVGMSYLGQAILYEAVNRRDGLAAERVYAPSKEAAAVLRDKGATLCTLETDTPLSRCDMVAFHLTHELCYTNVLYMLDLAGLPLFSSERDASMPLVAAGGGCAFNPEPLTPFIDIAVLGDGEEILPALLEAVRDSRARGEDRATLLRALSRLPGIYVPSFFEAAPGGGVRPLVPGYEQVEKVLAPDLDAAVFPTRRPVSFGQAVHDRLAVEIARGCTRGCRFCHAGMVYRPVRERSLDTISSLVDEGLRCTGFEELSFLSLSTGDFSALESLFSQSAHKCRREQVSISLPSLRAGTLSDPMLEIMARIRRTGATLAPEAATQRLRDVINKGISEEDILSHAGRLFAKGWQQVKLYFMIGLPTETRADVQGIFELCQRVLALAPRGVKRLQVTAAVSPFVPKPHTPFQWERQDSKEDTTQKIAFLRDLFSTNKKLVMRWHEPSMSRLEGVFSRGDRALSGAVLHAYRAGALFCDWLDHFDPALWDETFAACGIDPDAYLAARDPDSPLPWDHLKTGVSTAYLKLERRRARDGALTPDCRFGDCSGCGLCSFDGRRCGLPSQAHLDIRPRLNRSRPELPAETAAPDVVPEDLMLKAAHYRVWYAKLGPAAYLSQLELQSVFERSLRRAGVSPTFSSGFHPMPLLSFGWALPVGVESQAEWFAVYLRRPLSPEAFARLLAPALPEGLVLSHVEELGMGRKVTQPVAEEFTLRVHAPDSPALAAETLAAFAAFAAAPHFPYLRETKKGVKSEDIRPLFEHLEPLDPDALRLVFSWREKYISPVKLIRAVCPDTPPEALRLTKTRQIFSGGGGAAPAPPAGG
- a CDS encoding M16 family metallopeptidase gives rise to the protein MLRNVIVFFVMLMAGLAQAANGAVPRISVLKNGMTVAVIEDERFPLASVRLYVHAGSAYETPEQSGISHLLEHMVFKSTQKRQVGQAAKDIESAGGAVNAATSFDYTVFYADMPADRWLVGLEVIQDMIFGAKFDPEELASEKKVVLSEIDRGKDDPDNVIFQDLQALLWPGTGYERPIIGFRNTVSGFTGEDIKGYISRWYQPQSMLLVVAGKVDAGEVVQQAEALFGGMQNDRTIMPPMPLTLTPGVKPEIKVEFGEWNKVYLSVAFPTAGMRAPEEAALEIFAQLLGGDETSRLYRTFKYEKRLVDEISASSMTLERGGVLYIGATLDAANLETFWKELLANLAGLRVGDFTDREIERVKLNLEDGLFRAKETIPGVASKFGSFVFYGYGIEGEANYLRAASQVDRAELQKVMDGVLRPGDLRAVALLPKDAQGKVDAARLEKAVAAVWPAAAGSAKAQNGSGREKKAEIVDLGGGRRLVLQPDAALPYAAVSMVFAGGDTLLSPQDQGLAQLASSALTMGTASRGAVEIQDFLSDRAATLSAASGRDTFSLEARYPTRFAGDVLGLFAEVLREPAFAASEMDRARQSQLADIKRQEDEPMGLAFRKLFPFLYASGGYSFTRLGEPERVAAFTPDDARRFFTRQMRLPWVVSVCGDFDREQMVALAKSLAELCGPAEPYAFAAPEWGKKREEKLTLAGRNQTHLLWIFPVCGTSGADTPGLELLNSALAGQGGLLFRDLRDKESLGYSVTSFLWQSVNTGFLAFYIGTEPDKAARALEGFSRVAGDLRRQGVPDVEISRARNLLWGDYQRGRQRLGARSSEAASELVHGFGMDHKREIIEKAVTLSGEDVKALAGKYLDPDKAYVMRIDP